Proteins encoded within one genomic window of Episyrphus balteatus chromosome 1, idEpiBalt1.1, whole genome shotgun sequence:
- the LOC129905538 gene encoding uncharacterized protein LOC129905538 isoform X2 — translation MPPKKNNKPTRKELLEKKRIAERLRYERLNKDPQKREELREKERQKYLKKKEKGLRKVVKDMTYREHKTVKRTWKKHCATYRAKNKTTKMGLGLPLLIANSQSLTGWNGGGPFSPPNDRKVLCPMPIGFPNVQNSSDILNSRNNPFNQNQKTETTTAAAAEETIEIDEKDDEHQNQTTSSAASSNATPAAANNFSAQQDNEELAIKQEMSDFSHHPPLGRSDSHRSFDNSSPDDNRTENDEFAQDLRVSAAAQGIDFSRYSLARGLLQQSERYDSNCSPPPPLPRKHHQTNQMHSNAQQQSAMATSGNSNEQDDCDYVGSNVSIKLRSMERTQRIIAEKLISEVLFYGQIAELEKTAKIQPK, via the exons ATGCCAccgaagaaaaataataaaccaacaAGAAAGGAATTATTGGAGAAAAAAAGAATAGCAGAACGTTTGAGATATGAACGTCTTAATAAAGATCCACAAAAGAGAGAAGAATTACGAGAAAAGGAGCGACAAaagtatttaaagaaaaaagaaaaaggactTCGAAAAGTTGTTAAAGATATGACTTATCGAGAGCATAAAACAGTGAAAAGGACATGGAAGAAACATTGTGCTACTTATCGggctaaaaataaaactacaaag atgGGATTAGGTCTACCATTGCTTATAGCAAACAGTCAAAGCCTAACGGGGTGGAATGGCGGAGGACCCTTCTCCCCACCCAATGACAGAAAAGTACTCTGTCCAATGCCTATTGGTTTTCCAAATGTTCAAAACTCATCAGACATACTGAATTCTCGCAATAATCCcttcaatcaaaatcaaaaaaccgaaaccaccaccgccgccgccgccgaGGAGACAATCGAAATCGATGAAAAGGACGACGAGCATCAGAATCAAACAACATCATCGGCAGCAAGTAGCAATGCAACACCTgctgctgctaataatttttccGCGCAACAAGACAATGAAGAATTGGCAATTAAGCAGGAAATGTCTGATTTTTCACATCACCCGCCTTTAGGACGCTCCGATTCGCATCGATCGTTCGACAACAGCTCACCCGATGACAACAGAACCGAAAACGATGAATTTGCCCAGGATCTGAGGGTCAGTGCTGCAGCACAGGGTATTGATTTTAGTCGTTATAGCCTGGCGCGCGGTCTGTTGCAACAATCGGAACGATACGATTCAAACTGTTCACCGCCGCCGCCTCTGCCACGAAAGCATCATCAGACCAATCAAATGCACTCGAATGCACAACAGCAATCGGCGATGGCAACATCCGGAAATAGCAACGAACAGGACGATTGTGACTATGTTGGGTCGAATGTTTCGATAAAGCTGCGCTCAATGGAGCGCACTCAAAGGATAATCGCCGAAAAGCTCATCAGCGAGGTATTGTTTTATGGACAAATTGCTGAACTCGAAAAGACTGCTAAAATTCAACCCAAGTGA
- the LOC129905538 gene encoding uncharacterized protein LOC129905538 isoform X1, with the protein MEWSMDDALQLIEQYRMHPELWNRAYPKYKDKLCRFRAWSNIAEAFGCSKAEVERKMNVLLTQYRREKHKLLMKIYNEGIQPGPSKWYAFKRFEFLEGGGGGDAALSMGVGRRKSRDMKYFSTMGLGLPLLIANSQSLTGWNGGGPFSPPNDRKVLCPMPIGFPNVQNSSDILNSRNNPFNQNQKTETTTAAAAEETIEIDEKDDEHQNQTTSSAASSNATPAAANNFSAQQDNEELAIKQEMSDFSHHPPLGRSDSHRSFDNSSPDDNRTENDEFAQDLRVSAAAQGIDFSRYSLARGLLQQSERYDSNCSPPPPLPRKHHQTNQMHSNAQQQSAMATSGNSNEQDDCDYVGSNVSIKLRSMERTQRIIAEKLISEVLFYGQIAELEKTAKIQPK; encoded by the exons atggaATGGTCAATGGACGATGCTTTGCAGTTGATCGAACAATATCGTATGCATCCGGAATTATGGAATCGAGCTTATCCAAAATATAAAGACAAATTGTGCAGATTCCGCGCCTGGTCGAACATTGCTGAAGCATTTGGCTGCAGCAAAGCTGAAGTGGAACGTAAAATGAATGTTTTGTTGACGCAGTATCGGCGCGAAAAACATAAACTCTTGATGAAAATATACAATGAGGGAATTCAGCCGGGCCCATCCAAATGGTATGCATTCAAAcgttttgaatttttggagGGTGGCGGTGGTGGTGATGCTGCATTGAGTATGGGGGTTGGCAGACGGAAGAGTCGTgatatgaaatattttagtacg atgGGATTAGGTCTACCATTGCTTATAGCAAACAGTCAAAGCCTAACGGGGTGGAATGGCGGAGGACCCTTCTCCCCACCCAATGACAGAAAAGTACTCTGTCCAATGCCTATTGGTTTTCCAAATGTTCAAAACTCATCAGACATACTGAATTCTCGCAATAATCCcttcaatcaaaatcaaaaaaccgaaaccaccaccgccgccgccgccgaGGAGACAATCGAAATCGATGAAAAGGACGACGAGCATCAGAATCAAACAACATCATCGGCAGCAAGTAGCAATGCAACACCTgctgctgctaataatttttccGCGCAACAAGACAATGAAGAATTGGCAATTAAGCAGGAAATGTCTGATTTTTCACATCACCCGCCTTTAGGACGCTCCGATTCGCATCGATCGTTCGACAACAGCTCACCCGATGACAACAGAACCGAAAACGATGAATTTGCCCAGGATCTGAGGGTCAGTGCTGCAGCACAGGGTATTGATTTTAGTCGTTATAGCCTGGCGCGCGGTCTGTTGCAACAATCGGAACGATACGATTCAAACTGTTCACCGCCGCCGCCTCTGCCACGAAAGCATCATCAGACCAATCAAATGCACTCGAATGCACAACAGCAATCGGCGATGGCAACATCCGGAAATAGCAACGAACAGGACGATTGTGACTATGTTGGGTCGAATGTTTCGATAAAGCTGCGCTCAATGGAGCGCACTCAAAGGATAATCGCCGAAAAGCTCATCAGCGAGGTATTGTTTTATGGACAAATTGCTGAACTCGAAAAGACTGCTAAAATTCAACCCAAGTGA